A single window of Mugil cephalus isolate CIBA_MC_2020 chromosome 1, CIBA_Mcephalus_1.1, whole genome shotgun sequence DNA harbors:
- the etnppl gene encoding ethanolamine-phosphate phospho-lyase, with protein sequence MSAERFEKQKTLDLRKKHIGPSCKIFFSHDPIKIVRAKGQYMYDEKGQRYLDCINNVAHVGHCHPDVVKAGAQQMELLNTNSRFLHDNLVLYAQRLQATLPDKLSVCYFVNSGSEANDLALRLAWQYTGHKDIITLDNAYHGHVSSLIDISPYKFHQLSDAEQNPSVHVAPSPDVYRGKYRADHPDPATAYADEVKDIIDTAHNKGGKIAAFIAESLQSCGGQVIPPVGYFQQVAEHVHKAGGVFIADEVQVGFGRVGTHFWAFQLQGEDFVPDIVTMGKPIGNGHPMSCVVTTREVAEAFMSSGMEYFNTFGGNPVSCAIGLAVLDVIAKEDLQGNALRVGQYLTNLLEKQREKHVLIGDVRGCGLFVGVELVRDRLKLTPATAEAQEVIYKLKHEHILLSADGPHRNVLKFKPPLCFSTEDADLVVEQIDLILTELEEALGLKLHNTLKVENENSKRKLAADENGHSGLAHSRGSGQGGPQQTRQKRLKT encoded by the exons ATGTCTGCAGAGAGATTTGAGAAGCAGAAGACGCTGGACTTGAGGAAGAAGCACATCGG GCCATCTTGTAAGATTTTCTTCAGCCATGACCCCATCAAGATTGTGCGAGCCAAAGGCCAGTACATGTACGATGAAAAGGGACAGCGTTACTTGGACTGCATCAACAACGTGGCTCATG TGGGCCACTGCCACCCGGATGTGGTGAAAGCGGGAGCTCAGCAGATGGAACTCCTCAACACCAACTCACGTTTCCTGCACGACAACCTCGTACTGTACGCCCAGAGGCTGCAGGCCACTCTGCCTGACAAGCTGTCCGTGTGCTACTTTGTCAACTCTGG CTCTGAAGCCAACGACCTGGCCCTTCGTCTAGCATGGCAATACACCGGCCACAAAGATATCATCACTCTGGACAA tgCATACCACGGCCACGTCTCGTCGCTCATTGACATCAGCCCGTACAAGTTCCACCAGCTGTCAGATGCCGAGCAGAATCCATCTGTCCATgtg GCTCCCAGCCCAGATGTGTACAGAGGCAAGTACAGAGCGGACCACCCGGATCCTGCCACGGCATACGCAGACGAAGTCAAAGACATAATAGACACAGCCCACAACAAAGGAGGAAAG ATTGCTGCATTTATTGCTGAGTCACTGCAGAGTTGTGGCGGACAGGTCATTCCCCCCGTGGGTTACTTCCAGCAAGTGGCAGA ACACGTCCATAAGGCCGGGGGCGTTTTCATTGCTGATGAAGTCCAAGTGGGCTTTGGCCGTGTTGGCACTCACTTCTGGGCCTTTCAGCTTCAGGGTGAGGATTTTGTGCCTGACATCGTCACAATGGGGAAACCCATTGGCAACGGCCACCCCATGTCGTGTGTGGTCACGACAAGAGAAGTGGCGGAGGCCTTCATGTCATCTGGAATGGAGTACTTTAATACA TTTGGTGGTAACCCAGTGTCATGTGCCATCGGTTTGGCCGTCCTAGATGTGATTGCGAAGGAGGACCTGCAGGGTAATGCTCTGCGTGTGGGCCAGTACCTGACCAATCTGCtggaaaagcagagagagaagcaCGTACTGATCGGAGACGTCAG GGGCTGCGGCCTCTTTGTTGGGGTGGAGCTCGTCAGGGACAGGTTGAAGCTCACTCCTGCCACAGCAGAGGCACAAGAAGTCATATATAA GCTAAAGCACGAGCACATCCTTCTCAGTGCAGACGGACCCCATCGCAACGTGCTTAAGTTTAAGCCTCCATTGTGCTTCAGCACGGAGGACGCCGACCTGGTGGTGGAGCAAATTGACCTCATTCTCAcag aacTGGAGGAAGCTTTAGGCTTAAAGCTGCACAACACTCTGAAAGTAGAGAATGAAAACAGTAAAAGGAAG CTGGCAGCTGATGAAAATGGACACAGTGGTTTAGCACACAGCAGAGGGAGCGGTCAAGGAGGTCCTCAACAAACCAGACAAAAACGCCTCAAGACATGA
- the ostc gene encoding oligosaccharyltransferase complex subunit ostc: METLYSIPFAVLECPNIKLKKPSWLHMPSAMTVYAVVIVSYFLITGGIIYDVIVEPPSVGSMTDEHGHQRPVAFLAYRVNGQYIMEGLASSFLFTMGGLGFIILDRSNAPNIPKLNRFLLLFIGFVSVLLSFFMARVFMRMKLPGYLMG, translated from the exons ATGGAGACTTTATACAGCATACCGTTTGCAGTGCTGGAGTGTCCGAATATAAAGCTGAAGAAACCGTCGTGGCTGCACATGCCGTCGGCCATGACTGTGTATGCAGTCGTTATCGTGTCCTACTTTCTTATTACAGGAG GTATCATCTATGATGTTATTGTTGAACCACCAAGTGTGGGCTCAATGACTGATGAGCATGGACACCAGCGGCCAGTAGCCTTTTTGGCATACAG agtAAACGGCCAGTACATCATGGAAGGACTAGCCTCCAGTTTCCTTTTCACAATGGGAGGTCTCGGCTTTATAATCCTGGATCGCTCCAACGCACCGAACATTCCCAAACTCAACCGCTTCCTGTTGCTTTTCATCGGGTTCGTCAGTGTTCTCCTCAGCTTCTTCATGGCCAGAGTGTTCATGCGCATGAAGTTGCC tggatACCTCATGGGCTAA